A genomic segment from Corylus avellana chromosome ca5, CavTom2PMs-1.0 encodes:
- the LOC132182593 gene encoding thymidine kinase a — protein sequence MTSFKSSISMNRGSDHPGRASGEVHVIMGPMFAGKTTALLRRIKSEGNNGRNVAMIKSSKDSRYAKDSIVTHDGVKFPCWVLPDLLSFRQKYGDDAYKKLDVIGIDEAQFFEDLYDFCCKAADHDGKTVVIAGLDGDYLRRSFGSVLDVIPLADSVTKLTARCELCGKKAFFTLRKTKETQTELIGGADVYMPVCRQHYVKGQVVKEAARSVLECCKVKSDCYLETTSVV from the exons ATGACCTCCTTCAAATCCTCAATTTCCATGAACCGCGGCAGTGATCATCCTGGACGGGCCTCCGGCGAGGTCCACGTCATAATGGGGCCCATGTTCGCCGGGAAAACTACCGCTCTTCTCCGCCGGATCAAGTCTGAGGGCAACAATGGGAG GAATGTGGCAATGATAAAATCGAGCAAGGATTCAAGATATGCGAAAGATTCGATTGTGACACATGATGGGGTGAAATTCCCGTGCTGGGTTTTGCCGGATCTGTTGTCGTTTAGACAGAAATACGGAGATGATGCTTATAAAAAG CTGGATGTAATTGGTATTGATGAAGCCCAATTTTTTGAGGATCTCTATGATTTTTGCTGCAAGGCTGCTGACCATGATGGAAAAACTGTAGTTATTGCTGGCCTAGATGGTGATTACTTGAG AAGGAGCTTTGGCTCAGTACTTGACGTAATACCTCTTGCTGATTCTGTAACCAAGTTGACAGCTCGTTGTGAACTATGTGGCAAAAAGGCTTTCTTCACTTTGAGAAAGACAAAGGAGACACAGACAGAACTAATTGGTGGGGCTGATGTCTACATGCCTGTCTGCCGCCAGCACTATGTTAAGGGACAAGTTGTGAAGGAAGCTGCAAGGAGTGTTCTGGAATGCTGTAAAGTTAAGAGTGACTGCTATCTTGAGACAACTTCAGTTGTTTAG